In Nitrosomonas stercoris, the genomic stretch CTAAAATCTTCTCGATCCCTGTCATCTCCAAACATTCTACGCTGAGCACGTTCTTCATACTCCATGCGCTCATCCTGCATTTCATTCCCATGAATAACAGATTGCGGACTGGATGGATCCTCCGTTTTTGTGTCGGAAGCAACGACCACAATTGTTGATTCACTCGGTAATGCACCTGTGATATCAATGGTAGCAGCAAATACTGGTGCAGATAAACTGATTACCCCTATCGTTATCACCTGAATAATGGATCTCATCGTAAATTCTCCTGGTAGGCGCTTGTAAAATCATTGATGTTATATTTTTGTTATTCCGACAACACTTCGTTGGACAAGAAAAATTTGTAAAATATCGGCAGACTTACTAAAAATTATTATATTGTCATCCTATGCTTGCATTCTCATCTGAAATAGACGTATTTTAGGCGAGCAGGAGAAGGGATAGAGATCGATGTCGTCTTTGGTCATCAAGACTGTTCGTAATGCAGATCGCCCTTTTCCAACCTGCCCACCAGGCCGGACAGTTCGATTGGAGCATGACTCCGTATTCAGGATGAAGGCAACGGGTACAGGTACTCAATCAACCTTGATAGCAATTGAAGGAAATGCATATGATCGTTGGGATAGACATTAGCAAAGATTGGTTTGATATTGCCTGGCAAGATGCAGATCAGCTGAAAAACCAGCGCTTTCCTTATACAGAGGAAGGCATAGTGCAGTTGCTGGATCAGCTGCCGGCTGAGGCAATATGCGTCATGGAGGCAACTGGTACTTACCATGCTCGGTTAGCCGTGACGTTGTTTGAAGCTGGCCGTAAAGTCAGTGTGGTGAATGCGTTGATCATTAAACGCTATGCGCAAATGAAGTTACGCCGTGTTAAAAGTGATCCAGCAGATGCTGCGTTAATCATGCAATTTGCCCAGCATGAAACGCCGCCGCTATGGGCACCTCTGCTAGTGAAGAAGTACAAGAACTCCAACAAGCACATGGCTGGCTCAATGACTTGATTACTGAGCGCACCCGATTACTCAATCGTCAACAAGCGCATGCGCATCGTGCCAAACCTAGCCCCTTTGTGATCAAACAAATGAATCGGCAACAGCGCCAACTCCAGCAACATATTCACGCCTGTGAACAACATCTGGAGCAGCTGGTAAAAAAGTCTTTTGCCGAACTGTATGAGCGTTTGCAAACAATTCCTGCAATAGGGGCCAAAACAGCGCTTGAGCTGATTATTATCACAGATGGCTTTACTCGCTTTGAAGAGGTCAAAGCATTGTGTGCCTATACCGGTGTCAGCCCCACCACCTTTCGCTCAGGCAGTTCGGTTAGAGGTAGGGGAGGCATCGCCAAGATGGGCCAAGGGCGTATCCGACAGCTGCTGTATGTGTGCAGCTGAACTGCCAGAACATACAACCCAGCTTGCAACAAGCTTTATCAACGACTCAAAACTGCTGGCAAACCACCCAAGGTCATTGGTATAGCGATTGCCCATAAACTATTACGCCAGGCTTTTGCAATTGCCACCAAAAACACAACATTTTCACCAGAATTTGCTTGACACAAGGCACAGTTCATTACGATAGCTACTACCTACTTACAGCCAGCGCTTGCGCCGAAAATAAATTAGCATGCCAATAACTACCACAGCCATAATTCCCAGCACATAAAAATAGCCAAAACGCCAACGCAATTCAGGTAAATTCCAGGGGCTTTCTGTATCAAAATTCATACCATACAACCCCGTTAGAAAGGTCAATGGCAAGAAAATGGTGGCAATAATAGTTAGTGCTTTCATGATGTCATTCATGCGTTGGCTGACGGCAGATAAATAAGTATCGAGCAAACTGGACGCCAGCTCGCGATGATTCTCAACAAAATCGATGACGATAACGCAGTGTTCATAACAATCACGCATGTACAGGCGCGTTGTAGCAGAGAAAAAATGGGTATCGTCATGCATGAGCGTGGCTGCCACCTCTCGCTGTGGCCACCAGGTACGTCGCATCAGTGCTAATTGCCGTTTGGCATGATGGATTTTGTTGCGTGCTTCATAGCCAGGGTTATCCAGAATTTCATCTTCCAATGCCTCTAATTGATCACCTAAACTCTCCAGCAAAATAAAACCACTATCAACGATGATATCCATCAGCGCGTACAGTAAATAATCAGCTCCATGCTCACATAACAAACCTGCGTGACGGATACGCCGTCGGATGGGCTCGAACAAATCATCTGGGCTACTATCGATACTGACAAGATAATCTTTCTTTCCCTAGAAAAATACTGACCAAAGCAGCATCTAATCCGCCTGCCTCACTTTTACACAGATAATTCAACACAATAAATTGCTGCGCTGTATAGGCTTCCACCTTGGAACGCGCTTCCTGATGCAGCACATCTTCAAGTGCCAGCGGATGCAAATCAAAACATACACCCAATGTTTGCAACTGCTCGGAAGCAGGCAAGCCTTGCAAATGCAACCAGGTGACAGTATTAGCAGAAGTAGATTTTTGGTAATGGCGTAACGAAAACTGCTGCTGTTCCTCAAGCACGCCTTTTTTCCCGTAACGCAATAATGAAACACGAGCCGGTAATTTTGATGCGTTTGTCTCACCGTTGATAGCTGGAGTTTCCAAAGAGCCGGGTGCTACACCAGGTCGATAACAATGCGCTCGTGCAATATGTTTACGAGTATGCCTTGCGTTTGAAGTGGTTGTTCTATGTCTCATAACCATATTGCCTTTCTACAATGACAGTTCAGTTACACTGAATATTCTAATAAGCAGTAACCGTAACGCTTTTGTAAAAATTTTTCTACCTGTCACATACTGTATCCAGGCCAATCTTGATTACTCCTCTCGCTCCATCAACAACTGTGGGTTGATCAATACCGTACAGTTGCTGCCCCGCGAGTGCTAACTGCTGTGCGCGCAGGATGGCAATAAACCTTGAAATATACAGCGCCAGTCAGTATGCCGGATACTGATTCTCTGGCGCAGACAGACACTTTACCGGCACCAGCAGCATCAATCCGCACAACATTCGTTTCAAACCCTTTAGCCTCGATATTGCCCGCACCAGATAAATTTAACTCAAGATATTTTGCCTGACCAACAAGACGCACTTTGCCTGCTCCCTTCTTGTCGATTGATAAACCGCGTGGAAAATCTCCATTAATCCTGGTGTTACCTGCACCAGCAATAGCCAGTTTTTGCAAAGTGGTACTGGTTATCGCCACACGCAAATTGCTATTTCCTGTATTTGATTGACGAACCACTAATGCATCATTGGCTGAATTGACTTCAACTGCTTCCACATAATTGCTGTCACCCGTTACCACCACCCGATTTTCCTCGCCCGTCTCTACCGTAACATTGAGCGCACCGAATAAAGTTAAGGTTGTATAAGGTGCAGGCGAATAAGACAAGTTACTTGTTATGCCACTTGGCATAACCGTGGTTTTTTCCTCGCCACTTGAGCAATGCACGCTGGAATAAGCAACACCGTTTTCTAAATGAGAATAAACAGTAGCAGAGCCATTGCCGGAACAATGTACGCTGGTTGCGGTTTTCGCTGCATGAACGGAGATACTTGTTGTATAAAACAGCAGCAGTGCAACGATAATGTTTGGATACGGATCGATCGCTGTTCCTCTATGAATCGCTCTTCTATTCCTGCCAAGCTTAAAAACAGATTTCATGATCGTTTAAACGCCAGCAGCAACACACCTCCCGCGATCAGCAAGATTCCTAGCCATTCCCGGAGTGAAGGGCGTTCTCCTAGAAAAGCAACTGCGAATACAGCAGCCAATACCAGACTAAATTTGTCCACCGGCACCACTTTGGACACCTCACCGAGCTTGAGCGCCCGAAAATAACACACCCAGGAAGCGCCAGTCGCTAGCCCGGATAAACCCAGAAACAGCCAGGTTTTGCCAGATAGCACCAAAGGGTTGGTCCATTTATCTGTCAGGATTACAAATAGAAAAAGTGCCACGATAATGATGGCGGTTCGGATCAAGGTGGCTAAATCGGCATCTACTTCTTGCACCCCTATTTTGACAAAAATAGCAGTTAGCGCTGCAAAAACAGCGGATAGCAGTGCCCAATAAAACCAGTCATTCGTTGCCACTACGCCCTTCCATCAGATCATCGGTCATACCAAATTCAATTGGTGTTTTGACACAAAATATATTGAGTTTTTCTTCGTGCAATTTCTGAAACAAGCGTTGGCTCTCCGTAACGCTGACCGCCATAGTAACTTCCATCGGTTGATCTGCCAGCTCAAAGAAATGAGCAGCATGCAATTTGCGATCACGCCCGTATCCTTCTGCAGCAGCAAACATGGTAGCGCCGCCAATACCAAGATCGCGCGCTACCTGTATCAGCCATTCGCTTAAAAGCTGGCCGCCATGAGTACGATTTTGTTGTGTGAAAAAGGTCAGCTGATAACCGCGCATGGTATTTCCCCATCAAAGCTGCTTTAAAATATTGTAAGTTGCCATTCCCAGCAATGTCATGGCCAATGAACCCAGCACATGCACCGACACCGCCGTGCCAGCCCATAGCATACGCTCTTGCTGAATCAGCGTAACCACTTCCGCTGAAAATGTTGAAAACGTTGTCAAACCACCTAGAAAGCCAGTGATAACAAACAAGCGCCATTCGGGAGATAGGCTGGCATGTTGGCTGAAATAAGCCAACGCCAGGCCGATCAGATAACCACCCAGCATATTAGCCAGCCATGTACCGGGTGGAATGGTTGGAAACAGTGCATTGAAAGCCATGCCCAGCCCCCAACGTAATATCGCGCCCAATGAAGCGCCCAACGATATGGCTACTAGCGAACGCAACAGGGTGCTTATTTCCATGGTGATGAAGTGCTCACTTTAAAAATGAAGTGAGTAAAATCATACCGCAAACCGCATCGTAAAAAAGCGCAATATCCACTCACGGCGATGGTCGACGATACAAGCAGCGGAAATGTGATTTTTGTTGCCGCTAACGGGTGGCACTTATTTTGACGGGAATACGCTGTCTGCCTAATTGATCACTTAGTTGATCATTCGATGCTGCAAAATGCCCGGCAATACGTGTACCGCAATTAGGACAATCGCCAACAGTCGTCAAATGGTATTGTTTGATTTCATACCAATCGCGTTCGATGACTGCCTGCTGGCATTGTGGACAAAATGTGGTATCCCCTTCCACATAATGCACATTTCCGGTATAGACATAATGCATACCAGCTGCCAGCGCAATGCTGCGTGCTCGCATCAGTGTTTCTGGCGGGGTTGGGGCGATATTGCCCATTTTGTAATCCGGATGAAAAGCGCTGAAATGCAAAGGGACATCTGGCCCCAGTGTTTGCATGATCCAGTCACTCATAGCAGTAATTTCTTCTCTGGAATCATTTAAGCCCGGAATCAAAAGTGTGGTTAATTCAAGCCAGACATCGGTTTCATGTTTTAAATAGCGCAAGGTATCCAGCACTGGTTGCAAATGAGCGCCAGTTTGTTTGATATAAAACGCCTCAGTGAACGCTTTTAAATCCACATTGACGGCATCCATCTTGGCAAAAAAATCACGACGCGGCTCAGCATGAATATACCCAGCAGTTACCGCAACCGTCTTGATGCCTCTGGCATGACAGGCTGCTGCCACATCCATAGCGTATTCAGCAAAAATGACCGGATCGTTGTAAGTAAACGCTACACTTTTGCAGTGCTGCTGCTCGGCATATTGTGCAATTGCTTGTGGGCTGGCTTGATCCTGCAAGCGATCAAAATTGCGTGATTTGGAAATATCCCAGTTCTGACAAAATTTGCAGGCCAGATTACAGCCAGCCGTGCCAAACGAGAGCACGCGACTACCAGGATAAAACTGATTCAGCGGTTTTTTCTCGATGGGATCAATACAAAAACCGGAAGAACGCCCGTAGGTAGTCAATACCATTTGATCGCCCACCCGGCCACGCACAAAACAGGCACCCCGTTGTCCATCATGCAATTTGCAATCACGCGGACACAAATCGCATTGAATACGGCCATCACTCAGCTGATGCCAATATTTGGCTGGAAATTGCTCGGCTATACTAATTGATTCATCCATATACCACCTTCCTGGCGCGCTCTGTTTCCCGCCATTTACTCACTGTGTAGCGCGATAATCGAATATCATCGTCCCAAAAATCTTCCGCCAAACCCGCTTTGGATTTTAGATTAGCCAAAAACAAGATAGGTGTTGGCAATTTTTCCCACACCTGTGGCAAGAAAGTGCTGCGATACGCGCCATATTCAAATATTACACCATCAACATTCGGGCGCAATTTGGTCAACGCATCCGCCTCACTGGTAAATTTAATCGCTTCTACGCCAGAGAGCAACGACACTTCTATTTGTACCGAATCCAGTTCATCCGCACTTAGCGGCGTAAAACGTGAATCACACAATGCCGCAGATATGGCATTACTGCGTACATCATCCAGCAATGGATCACATGCCTGCAAAGAACCAATGCAGCCACGTAATTCACCATGCTGCGTCAAGGTTACAAAAGTAGCGCCTGGCTGCTGCAACCAGATCTGCTCATTATCCAGCGCCAGCGGATCAGCAGGCACATGCAGCGCTTGTTGAATAGCCTGTCGTGCAATTTTTAGCAGCAATTCCCCACGTTCATTACATTGTTCCATTGAATTCATGCTCATGCGCTCCACCTGTTTTTTCGTTAAAGGCAATCGCAGCGTAGCCGACCACCTGATCGTGCGATCCAGCAGTATCCCCAGAATTTCTTAAATCTAGCAAATGAGGCGTCAGCTGATATTTCTGTGCTGCCAGCAGCAAACCATTGATAGGCACACTGCCACATGCTTGTTCATAGGCAAGCGGTTGGCACAATTGCAGAATCTGCTGTACCGTTGCCTGATCTGTTTGCTGGGCAGTGGCATAAGGCAAATAATGTGAAAGATCCGAACTGATCACAATTAAAGTTTCTGCCCCACCCCACACCTGCTCCAACATCTGCGTCACCGCAGCGGCACTGACATCACCTACAACCAGCGGCAGCACGGTAAAATCACCCAATATCTTTTGCAAAAACGGCAGCTGCACTTCCAGAGCATGCTCTTCCAGATGTGCGTCTGCGCTCACCAGCACTTGTGGCAAATGTGCCAGCGCAGCCACCAATTCCTGATCGACTGATACACGTCCTAATGGCGTCTCAAAAAACTTGGCAATAGGCAATGCCATCCCGGCTATCGCTACACGATGCGCCGGACCCAGCAAGACAACGCGTTCAATCGTATGTGCAGTGGCACGCAGCCCCGCGTACGCCACTGCCGCTACCGTACCTGAATACACATACCCTGCATGCGGCACAATCAGCGCTTTCGGCTGATAAGCATACTTTTCCGCTCCAGCAAGCAGCTGATCAATAGTCTCCGCAAGCTGTTGTGCATCTGCCGGATAAAACAGCCCAGCCACTGCAGGTGAACGCACGACCATCGACGAAGTATTCATGGTGTTTTTCCAAAATATCAACCAACCAAATAGGACAATAAGCTACTAAAAAAATTGCAAACTTTAATAAAATGACTATATCAATCCGACAGCATATTGCTCGATGATGACGCAATAAAAAAACCGCCTTAAGAAAGGCGGTTTTCTGAATATTCTATAAGTGTTTTTTATTTATTAGTATAACTACGCTCTGCTTGCTGCTGTTTCCATTTCTCAGGTCTCAAATCAGCATCATCTGGCATGGAATCACGTTCCAACATCATACTGGGCGGATAATTACCCGGTTTATCCGTATCAATTAAACATCCACTCAACATAGTTGTAGCCATCAAGAGCATAGCAACAACAAGTACGTGTTTCATAATCACTCAATCTCCTTCAAATTAAATCGACGATATCATTATAATTTATGCAGTTTAGATCAATCGCCTTCTTAGAAGACATCAATTTGATAGCACAAGTTCAATATTTTGTCAAAAATACTGGATGTTAATACGTACCTATACGTATCTCAGCATTCTATAATTTTCCATAAATAACAAAAAATTAGCTTGTTCTTTCACATTAGTAAACAATCAGTAATCTAACCATCTCCACTAAAAAATATGCAGCATTCCTCAAATAACACCGCGATTGTCTTTGTGCACGGTCTGCTAGGGTTTTCCTCTTACTCCATCCTGGGCAAGGAAATTCAGTATTTCCGTTCGTTGCGCACACACTTGCGAAACGATCCCCGGCAGATTTTCTTTCCCACTCTTCCACCCAATAGCATTATTGAAGTGCGTGCTCAGGCACTGGCAAATTTTCTGGCGCGCATCCGTGCCGATCGGATTGATTTAATCGCACATAGCATGGGCGGGCTGGATAGCCGTTATTTGATTCATCATCTGGATCCCATGCACCGGGTGCGCAGTTTAACCACACTCGCCACGCCGCATCATGGTTCCCCATTGGCGACTTGGAGCATTGAAAAACCCAATCTGTTCTTTCGTGTAATGTACAACATGGCCACCCCCGCCGTGCATGACTTGACGCCAGAATCCTGCGCCCGCTTCAATCAGGAAATCAGCAATCGTGCGGATGTCAGTTATGCGTCATACGCCAGTGCACGCCCGGTGCGCGATATGCCATTGCTATTGCGCCCCTGGACACGCATGATTACAGCAGATAGTGGTGATAATGACGGCATGGTATCGGTTGCCTCCGCCCAATGGGGTACATTCAAAGGCACCTTGCAGGCCGATCATTTCGAATTGACCGGCTGGAGCTTTGCCATACCCAGCACCCGCAAAGCACGGCCATTTAATTATGTACCGTTTTATCTGGATTTGATGCGGGAGCTCGCTGAGAAACAATAGATGACGATCGGGATTGAATAAGGTAGATTAGAATTTCATATTAGGGAACCTCTTCTGCACAACTTCGTCATCGCGAAGCCTGATAAGGGCTGTGGCAATCCAGTAATACTGCTAAGAGCCCGTTTACGATCTCATCATTATTCCTTACGATACGTGGATGAAGAGAACAAAATATGCCAGTGATATTAGCAAAGAGAAGTTTGCCGAGATAGAGCCGCTATTGCGTAGCGTGAGGCGCAGCACCAAACCCACGACAATAGATTTGTATGAAGTATTTTGTGCTGTGCTGTATCTGCTGCGTACTGGTTGCCAGTGGAGATTTTTGCCCGGAGAGTTTCCCAAATGGCAGAGTGTATATGCCTATTGGCGCAAATGGAATGAGCCTGACCAGCACGGCGTGAGCGTGCTGGAGCAGGCATTAAAAAAATCAGGTTGGCGCGGCCCGAGAGAAACTGGGGCGCAACGCTTGCAGCACGTTCTTGATTGTGGACGCGCAAAGCGTGAAGAATACAGACACGGCTGACCAGAAAGGCTATGACGCCGGCAAGAAGGTGTCGGGCATCAAGCGCCATATCGCTGTTGATACCTTGGGGTTGCCGCACGCCATTGCAGTGACGACAGCGGAAGTGACTGACCGTAACGGTGCATTGCAGGCCTTGAAGCGTTGCAGATCGAGTTTGGGGCAAGTACAAGGTTTGCTGTGTGACGGTGGCTATACTGGAGCACCATTTGCCGAAAGTGTGCAAGAAATTCTGGGCAAACCTGTCACCGTGCAGATCGCCAAACGCAGCAAACTGCATACCTTCAAGGTTATGCCCAGGCGCTGGATAGTGGAATGTAGTTTCGCCTGGCTGGAAAAGTGCCGAAGATTATGGAAAAACTGCGAACGTAAACTTGATACCAGCTTGCAGCTCATTCATTTGGCTTTCTTGGCACTATTACTCAGAAGATCGTAAACAGGCTCTCAGAAGATCGTAAACAGGCTCTAACAGAAACACATACAGGTGACTGGTTTCCTTCGTTGATATGGTTGCACTGGATTGCTTCGTCGGCTACACCTTCTCGCAAGGACAAGATTTTTTGCTGCCATTGCGAGTTTTCTGAAATAAAAACCGCGAGATTTTTTGTGAGTGGGTGCTGTAAAGAGATAACACGAAGATAGCAATCCGAGTATTTGAGTGAGTTTCTTATTCTTTACTGGCCATTTTATTCTGCTATTGCAAGCATCTTCACAAGTAAACACTGATAACATTATTTTCTATTGCTCGCTTGCCTCGCATTGAATTTGGTGCGGGTGTTTTACAAAAATTGCCGTCGATTATTGAAGGGTATGGCCGGCATGTTCTGTTGGTTACCAGTGCGAATTCTTTTCCGAACAGTGTGCATTGGCAACCGCTGCTTGATCAGTTCAAGCAACAGCATATTACTTGGCAGCATGCTACTGTTGCGGCAGAGCCTTCCCCTGCCCTGATTGATGAATACGTTAAAATTTATGCCGGCAGTAAGTTTGCAGCTGTGGTAGGAATTGGCGGAGGCAGTGCGCTTGACACCGCCAAAGCAGTGGCAGGTTTGCTGCAGGTGCAGCATTCAGTGATGGATTATCTTGAAGGTGTCGGCCTGGAATTACCGTACCAAGGCCCGGCGGTACCGTTTATTGCTGTGCCGACTACGGCTGGCACGGGTAGCGAGGCTACCAAAAATGCAGTGCTGAGTGTACAAGGAAAAAACGGTTTCAAGAAATCCTTTCGGCATGACAAACTGGTGGCGGAATACGCGATTGTAGATCCAGATTTATTGGCCAGTTGTCCGCCGAATGTGATTGCCGCCAATGGCATGGACGCATTGACTCAGTTGCTGGAATCCTTTGTTTCCACCAGGGCCAATCCAATGACTGATGCTTTGGCAATGAGCGGCTTGCAAGCGGTGCGCGATGCATTGCTTCCGCTGTATCAGCAACAGGGAGAATTGACACAACAGGCGCAGTACCGGGAAAAAATGGCTTATGGTGCTTTGCTTTCCGGCATTACTCTGGCACAAGCGGGGTTAGGTTCTGTGCACGGGCTGGCTTCTCCATTGGGGGCTTTCTACCCGATTCCGCATGGGGCGGTATGCGGCACGTTGCTTGCTGCTGCCACTAAAATCAATATTGGCAGTATGCAAGTACGCGATCCGGCAAACTCGGCGTTAGTAAAGTATCAGCAGGTTGCTGAAATTTTATGCCAGCAATCTTTCAACAATCAGAAAGCTGCTTTTAGCGCGTTGCTTGAGACGCAGACTCAATGGACTGAAGCACTGGCATTGCCGCGCTTGTCGCATTATGGTTTGCAAGCTGCACATTTAGATCGGGTGATTACTCACTGCCGTGATAGCAGTATGAGAACCAATCCGATTGTATTAAGTGATGAAGAAGTGCGACAGATTTTATTGACGAGATTATAAGATGCAGCGGGCGGCTGGATCTTGGCGATAATACAAAGCCAGCTGCGCATAAACTTTCGGGAAATGCTGGGTGAGTAGCTGTGGCTGCATAAAAAAGACTTCGCTGAACACTGCAAAAAATTCTGCTGGATGAGTAGCTGCATAAGGATTGATGCCGATTGCTATACCCTGCTCTACTTGCTCGCAAAAGGTGGCGTATGCCTGGCTGAAAATCTCTGCCCAGATATGTGGCTTCATGCTGCGATGAAGGGGTGGATAGCCGTTGGCAGAGCCGTTCAGCATATCCAGTTTATGTGCACATTCATGAATGACCACGTTATAACCTGCTGCATAATGAGCATGTGCTATGTCTTCCCACGATAAAATAATCGGACCAGCTGACCAGGCTTCCCCTGCAGCAACTATTTGGCCAGAATGCACGACGCCTGCTTCATCTCGATAAGTTCGCTGGAGAATAAACTGGCCAGGATAAACAATAATTTCTATCCAATCATCATAATAAGATGGATCCAGATATAAAATGGGCAGGCAGGCTTGTACGGCAATCAATACCTGCATGGTTTCTGTCATGACCAGATCTTGTACGCCATGAATTTTCTTGTCATGCAGAAAAATGGTGGCCCATTCGCGCAGTCGTTGCAACTCGCTCGTGTTCAACTTTTGCAGAAAAGGTAGCCGCGCAATGATAGATTTCCAGCTAGCTGTTGCAATCAGTTTGCGCTTAAGTATGCGACGGCGGCGCCATTTTTCCAGAAATCCAACCATGTATTATATATTCCTTAAAGCAGCCCTGATCGGCTTATGATGATCACCCACTCTCACTATGACAATAAATAATCGCAGCTATTATCATGCCTGATTCTTTTGACGTGATCATTATTGGTGCCGGTGCTGCTGGGATGATGTGCGCCATTGAGGCCGGCAAGCGCGGGCGCAGGGTGTGGTTGATTGACCATGCCACCAAA encodes the following:
- a CDS encoding cobaltmagnesium transport protein CorA; this translates as MFEPIRRRIRHAGLLCEHGADYLLYALMDIIVDSGFILLESLGDQLEALEDEILDNPGYEARNKIHHAKRQLALMRRTWWPQREVAATLMHDDTHFFSATTRLYMRDCYEHCVIVIDFVENHRELASSLLDTYLSAVSQRMNDIMKALTIIATIFLPLTFLTGLYGMNFDTESPWNLPELRWRFGYFYVLGIMAVVVIGMLIYFRRKRWL
- a CDS encoding putative fluoride ion transporter CrcB, which encodes MEISTLLRSLVAISLGASLGAILRWGLGMAFNALFPTIPPGTWLANMLGGYLIGLALAYFSQHASLSPEWRLFVITGFLGGLTTFSTFSAEVVTLIQQERMLWAGTAVSVHVLGSLAMTLLGMATYNILKQL
- a CDS encoding IS5 family transposase ISStma16, with translation MKNTDTADQKGYDAGKKVSGIKRHIAVDTLGLPHAIAVTTAEVTDRNGALQALKRCRSSLGQVQGLLCDGGYTGAPFAESVQEILGKPVTVQIAKRSKLHTFKVMPRRWIVECSFAWLEKCRRLWKNCERKLDTSLQLIHLAFLALLLRRS
- a CDS encoding protein MtfA; protein product: MVGFLEKWRRRRILKRKLIATASWKSIIARLPFLQKLNTSELQRLREWATIFLHDKKIHGVQDLVMTETMQVLIAVQACLPILYLDPSYYDDWIEIIVYPGQFILQRTYRDEAGVVHSGQIVAAGEAWSAGPIILSWEDIAHAHYAAGYNVVIHECAHKLDMLNGSANGYPPLHRSMKPHIWAEIFSQAYATFCEQVEQGIAIGINPYAATHPAEFFAVFSEVFFMQPQLLTQHFPKVYAQLALYYRQDPAARCIL